One window of the Marinilactibacillus sp. Marseille-P9653 genome contains the following:
- the purD gene encoding phosphoribosylamine--glycine ligase, which translates to MNLLVIGSGGREHAIAKKINQSPLSETVYCIPGNAGMKLDGIQIKDLPLDDHDQLIAFAVDQQIEWTIIGPEVPLFDGLADAFYKNGLSVFGPSKAATLIEASKAFAKELMVNQGIPTAAYQVFDEYEKAKAYIQAQGAPIVIKADGLASGKGVIVAETMEEAQKALKEMMQDNKFGESASQVVIEECLVGEEFSLMAFVNGKNIYPMPISQDHKRLLELDKGPNTGGMGAYSPVPHISEETVAEAIKRILKPAAQGLADSQTPFTGILYAGVIATESGPKTIEFNARFGDPETQVVLNRMESDLVEVITDILDEKDPEIKWKTTGVDLGVVVAAKGYPDKYDLDILIEPMESEDTTTYYAGVKEKDGHLYSNGGRIYLLEAYGESIAEAQQKIYNQLNKVNSKKVIYRKDIGDKAKRR; encoded by the coding sequence ATGAATCTACTAGTTATTGGAAGTGGAGGTCGCGAGCACGCGATTGCAAAAAAAATAAATCAAAGTCCATTATCAGAAACAGTCTACTGTATCCCTGGTAACGCGGGTATGAAATTAGATGGGATCCAAATAAAAGACCTTCCTTTAGACGATCATGATCAGCTGATTGCCTTTGCGGTAGACCAACAAATTGAATGGACGATTATCGGACCAGAAGTTCCTTTGTTCGATGGACTAGCAGATGCGTTTTATAAAAATGGTCTGTCCGTGTTTGGACCATCCAAAGCCGCGACCTTAATTGAAGCATCCAAAGCATTTGCGAAAGAGCTAATGGTCAATCAAGGTATCCCGACAGCAGCTTATCAAGTGTTTGATGAATACGAAAAGGCAAAAGCGTATATTCAAGCGCAGGGCGCACCTATTGTGATTAAAGCAGATGGACTGGCCTCAGGAAAAGGCGTTATCGTAGCTGAAACAATGGAAGAAGCGCAAAAAGCACTGAAAGAAATGATGCAAGACAATAAATTTGGAGAGTCAGCTTCTCAAGTCGTCATTGAAGAATGTCTGGTAGGCGAAGAGTTTTCATTAATGGCTTTCGTTAATGGAAAAAATATTTATCCGATGCCCATTTCTCAAGACCATAAACGTTTGTTGGAATTAGATAAAGGACCAAATACTGGCGGGATGGGTGCCTATTCTCCAGTCCCCCATATTTCTGAGGAAACCGTAGCAGAAGCGATAAAAAGGATTCTAAAGCCAGCTGCGCAAGGGTTGGCTGATAGTCAAACCCCTTTTACAGGGATTTTATATGCCGGTGTGATTGCTACAGAATCAGGGCCTAAAACCATTGAGTTCAATGCGAGATTTGGAGATCCAGAAACACAAGTTGTTTTGAACCGAATGGAATCAGATCTTGTAGAAGTGATTACAGATATACTTGATGAAAAAGATCCAGAAATAAAGTGGAAAACGACAGGAGTAGATTTAGGCGTCGTTGTGGCAGCTAAAGGATACCCGGACAAGTACGACTTGGATATTTTGATTGAACCGATGGAATCTGAAGATACAACTACTTATTATGCTGGTGTAAAAGAAAAAGATGGTCACCTTTATTCTAATGGCGGACGTATTTATCTTTTAGAGGCTTACGGTGAATCTATAGCGGAAGCTCAGCAGAAAATTTATAATCAACTAAATAAAGTGAATTCCAAAAAAGTCATTTACCGAAAAGATATTGGAGACAAGGCGAAAAGAAGGTAA
- the purC gene encoding phosphoribosylaminoimidazolesuccinocarboxamide synthase: MEKGILLYEGKAKELYETDDSTLLWVTYKNQATAGNGAKKEMIEEKGRLNNQITSRIFENLKEAGIESHFVKQLSETEQVIQKVEMFALEVVVRNVAAGSFSKRLGVEEGTSLSFPVLEFYLKEDALNDPIINEDHIRVLELATDLQVAEIKKQTLEINAALQEMFEKMSVRLVDFKLEFGKTSDGSILLADEVSPDTCRLWDLNTNERLDKDVFRKDLGDIIPLYEEILNRLTQL; encoded by the coding sequence TTGGAAAAAGGCATACTACTTTACGAAGGTAAGGCAAAAGAACTGTATGAAACGGATGATTCAACATTGTTATGGGTCACTTATAAAAACCAGGCAACAGCGGGTAACGGTGCAAAAAAAGAAATGATTGAAGAGAAAGGTAGATTAAATAATCAGATTACTAGTCGGATTTTCGAAAATTTAAAAGAAGCAGGCATTGAAAGTCACTTTGTTAAACAATTATCTGAAACAGAACAAGTGATTCAAAAAGTAGAAATGTTTGCACTGGAAGTTGTCGTGAGAAACGTTGCAGCTGGAAGCTTTTCGAAAAGATTAGGCGTAGAAGAAGGAACGTCTTTATCTTTTCCAGTTCTAGAGTTTTACCTTAAAGAAGATGCTTTAAATGACCCTATTATCAATGAAGATCATATACGAGTGCTTGAATTAGCAACAGACCTCCAAGTAGCGGAAATTAAAAAACAAACTTTAGAGATCAATGCTGCGCTTCAAGAAATGTTTGAAAAGATGTCTGTACGCTTAGTGGATTTTAAATTGGAATTTGGAAAAACAAGTGATGGAAGTATCCTTTTGGCGGATGAAGTTTCACCGGACACTTGTCGACTATGGGACTTAAACACGAACGAACGATTAGATAAAGATGTTTTCAGAAAAGATTTGGGCGATATCATTCCATTATATGAAGAAATATTGAATCGACTTACTCAACTATAA
- the purL gene encoding phosphoribosylformylglycinamidine synthase subunit PurL, whose translation MKTIQEPTAEMIKDQRIYAEWGLTDEEYQTISEDILGRLPNYTETGLFSVMWSEHCSYKNSKPVLRKFPTSGPQVLQGPGEGAGIVDIGDGQAVVFKAESHNHPSAVEPYEGAATGVGGIIRDIFSMGARPIAMLDSLRFGELDNERTKYLLEEVVAGIGGYGNCIGIPTVGGEIGFDPVYKGNPLVNAMCVGLIDHKDIQKGQAKGVGNTIMYVGAKTGRDGIHGATFASVEFSDEEESERSAVQVGDPFMEKLLMEACLELIQDHQDILVGIQDMGAAGLVSSSSEMASKAGSGMVLNLDDVPQRETQMTPYEMMLSESQERMLICIKRGSEDRVQALFSKYELDAVNIGHVTDDGQYQLFHHGVQVANLPVDALAEEAPVYYKPYTEPERIQRFKEMKDFYPTVTDAGETLKQLLQQPTIASKKSIFETYDSMVRTNTVVGPGSDAAVLRIRGTQKALAMTTDCNARYLYLNPEIGGQMAVAEAARNIVASGGEPLAITDCLNYGNPDKPEVFWELWTSADGISTACETLGTPVISGNVSLYNETNGEAIYPTPMIGMVGLVKDLAHVTTSDFKQSGDKIILVGETKPDFNGTELQKLQLGRIEGTLFDFDIQKEKQIQDKVLEAIRNGWIQSAHDLSEGGLAVALVESAFKNTLGTDITVDMPKEWLFSESPSRFILSVKPEHEENVVALFQGKATQIGEVTDSKVAALKTQDQLIELNINELKTVWEEAIPWLLKSKA comes from the coding sequence ATGAAAACAATTCAGGAACCAACAGCTGAAATGATTAAAGATCAGAGAATTTACGCAGAATGGGGGCTAACTGACGAGGAATATCAAACGATATCTGAAGACATTCTTGGCCGCTTACCGAACTACACAGAAACGGGTTTATTCTCTGTTATGTGGAGTGAGCATTGTTCCTATAAAAATTCAAAACCTGTTTTGCGCAAATTTCCAACAAGTGGACCTCAAGTCCTCCAAGGGCCAGGCGAAGGTGCCGGTATCGTAGATATTGGAGATGGACAAGCGGTTGTATTCAAAGCAGAGAGCCATAATCATCCGTCCGCAGTAGAACCTTATGAAGGTGCAGCAACGGGTGTTGGTGGGATTATTCGCGATATTTTCAGTATGGGTGCACGTCCCATTGCCATGTTGGATTCTTTAAGATTTGGAGAACTGGATAATGAACGAACAAAATACTTATTAGAAGAAGTTGTTGCAGGTATTGGTGGATACGGTAACTGTATCGGTATCCCGACTGTTGGCGGTGAAATTGGATTTGATCCTGTTTATAAAGGGAATCCGCTAGTGAATGCGATGTGCGTTGGACTAATTGATCACAAAGATATTCAAAAAGGTCAGGCCAAGGGCGTTGGAAATACCATTATGTATGTTGGCGCCAAAACTGGTCGTGACGGCATCCACGGTGCGACATTTGCGTCTGTTGAGTTCAGTGATGAAGAAGAATCGGAACGTTCAGCTGTACAAGTTGGCGATCCGTTTATGGAAAAATTATTGATGGAAGCTTGTCTTGAACTCATTCAAGATCATCAAGACATTTTAGTTGGCATCCAGGATATGGGAGCAGCGGGGCTTGTTTCTTCTAGTTCTGAAATGGCTTCTAAAGCCGGCAGTGGAATGGTCTTGAATTTAGATGACGTTCCTCAGCGAGAAACGCAGATGACACCGTACGAAATGATGTTATCGGAATCTCAAGAACGTATGCTAATTTGTATTAAAAGAGGGTCTGAAGACCGCGTACAAGCATTATTTTCTAAATATGAACTGGATGCAGTGAATATTGGACACGTGACAGATGATGGCCAATATCAATTATTTCACCACGGTGTTCAAGTAGCCAATTTACCGGTAGATGCTTTAGCGGAAGAAGCGCCTGTATACTACAAACCTTATACGGAACCAGAAAGAATTCAACGCTTTAAAGAAATGAAAGATTTTTATCCAACGGTAACGGATGCTGGAGAAACCCTGAAACAATTATTACAACAACCAACGATTGCTTCAAAGAAATCCATTTTTGAAACTTATGACTCTATGGTGCGCACAAACACAGTTGTAGGACCAGGAAGTGACGCTGCCGTTCTTCGCATACGTGGCACTCAAAAAGCATTAGCAATGACAACAGACTGTAACGCACGCTATTTATACCTGAATCCAGAGATTGGTGGGCAGATGGCGGTCGCGGAAGCCGCTAGAAATATCGTAGCCAGTGGTGGCGAACCGTTAGCGATCACCGATTGTTTGAACTACGGAAATCCAGATAAACCAGAAGTGTTCTGGGAACTATGGACGTCCGCTGATGGGATTTCAACAGCTTGTGAAACGCTTGGAACACCAGTGATTTCCGGAAACGTATCACTTTACAATGAAACAAACGGAGAAGCGATTTATCCAACACCGATGATCGGTATGGTTGGACTCGTAAAAGATCTCGCTCACGTAACGACCTCTGATTTCAAACAATCAGGCGATAAAATCATTTTGGTTGGAGAAACGAAGCCAGATTTCAATGGAACAGAATTACAGAAATTACAATTAGGAAGAATCGAAGGAACGTTGTTCGACTTCGATATTCAAAAAGAAAAACAGATTCAAGATAAAGTTCTTGAAGCTATCCGAAACGGCTGGATCCAAAGTGCTCATGACCTTTCAGAGGGCGGGCTTGCAGTAGCGCTCGTTGAATCAGCTTTTAAAAACACATTAGGAACAGATATCACAGTAGATATGCCAAAAGAATGGTTATTCTCTGAATCACCATCACGCTTTATTCTTTCTGTTAAACCCGAACATGAAGAAAACGTAGTGGCATTATTCCAAGGAAAAGCAACTCAAATCGGAGAAGTAACTGACTCAAAAGTTGCGGCTCTAAAAACGCAAGACCAGCTAATCGAACTGAACATCAATGAACTGAAAACAGTATGGGAGGAAGCGATTCCGTGGTTGCTGAAATCAAAAGCTTAA
- the purN gene encoding phosphoribosylglycinamide formyltransferase — protein sequence MNNQENLKIAVFASGNGSNFEVIAEAIQNGSINAELSLLICDQPEAYVLKRAEAKAIPATVLQPKQYQTKKEFETVLLKHLENHEIDLIILAGYMRIIGKTLLDKYTERIINIHPSLLPEFPGKSGIEDAFTAGVSETGVTVHLVDQGVDTGPILSQQKVMVESDETLESLEEKIHKLEHLMYPNVIQTYIEKLQKEQVNS from the coding sequence TTGAATAATCAAGAGAACCTAAAGATCGCCGTATTTGCTTCTGGAAATGGCTCGAATTTCGAAGTGATTGCGGAAGCTATTCAGAATGGTTCTATCAACGCGGAACTAAGTCTGTTGATCTGTGATCAGCCAGAAGCTTACGTTTTAAAACGTGCTGAAGCTAAAGCGATACCCGCGACCGTTTTACAGCCAAAACAGTATCAAACGAAGAAAGAGTTTGAAACGGTTCTGCTGAAACACCTTGAAAATCACGAAATCGACCTGATCATACTGGCGGGTTATATGCGCATCATCGGTAAAACTTTGTTGGATAAGTACACCGAACGCATTATCAATATCCATCCATCTTTGCTACCGGAATTTCCGGGTAAAAGTGGGATAGAGGATGCCTTTACTGCAGGTGTCAGTGAGACCGGAGTAACCGTTCACCTGGTCGATCAGGGTGTAGATACGGGCCCCATTTTGTCTCAACAGAAAGTCATGGTAGAATCAGATGAAACGTTGGAATCGCTGGAAGAAAAAATACATAAACTAGAACATTTGATGTATCCGAATGTGATTCAAACGTACATTGAAAAGTTGCAGAAGGAGCAGGTCAATTCATGA
- the purS gene encoding phosphoribosylformylglycinamidine synthase subunit PurS, with protein sequence MYNVKVYVTYKESILDPQGEAVRGAVHRMGFDEIDDIRIGKYFEIKVSSQEERDIEETIETICDKLLANVVMETYRYEIEEVKETV encoded by the coding sequence ATGTATAACGTAAAGGTTTATGTAACCTATAAAGAATCCATTCTTGACCCTCAAGGTGAAGCTGTAAGAGGCGCTGTTCACCGTATGGGATTTGATGAAATCGATGATATTCGAATTGGCAAATATTTTGAAATCAAAGTTTCTAGTCAAGAGGAACGAGATATTGAAGAAACGATTGAAACAATTTGTGACAAGTTGCTCGCGAATGTCGTGATGGAAACGTATCGCTATGAAATCGAAGAAGTAAAGGAGACGGTGTAA
- the purQ gene encoding phosphoribosylformylglycinamidine synthase subunit PurQ translates to MRFAVIQFPGSNCDVDLLHAIRDGVGEEAEYVAHTETSLEGFDGVLLPGGFSYGDYLRSGAISRFSNIMSEVQRFAEEGKPVFGTCNGFQILVEAGLLPGALQRNNQLHFICKTVELKVENSETNFTSLYEQGEKLTIPIAHGEGSYYCDPEMLQELKDNNQIVFSYASENPNGSIENIAGLVNKAGNVLGMMPHPERAIEELLGSEDGLRFFKSMVQNFSKETASV, encoded by the coding sequence ATGCGATTCGCTGTTATTCAATTTCCAGGTTCGAACTGTGATGTCGACTTGCTTCATGCCATTAGAGATGGTGTAGGCGAAGAAGCAGAATATGTTGCTCATACTGAAACAAGTCTTGAAGGTTTCGACGGGGTATTACTCCCAGGTGGTTTCTCTTATGGAGATTACCTTAGAAGTGGCGCGATTTCTCGATTCTCCAATATTATGAGCGAAGTTCAAAGGTTTGCTGAAGAAGGTAAGCCCGTTTTTGGAACCTGTAACGGATTTCAGATTTTAGTAGAAGCCGGTTTACTTCCAGGAGCTTTGCAAAGAAACAACCAACTACATTTTATTTGTAAAACGGTCGAACTGAAAGTTGAGAACAGCGAAACAAATTTCACCTCTCTTTACGAGCAAGGAGAAAAATTAACAATTCCAATTGCTCACGGCGAAGGTAGTTATTACTGTGATCCTGAAATGCTTCAGGAATTAAAAGATAACAATCAAATCGTTTTCTCTTATGCATCAGAAAATCCAAATGGATCTATAGAGAATATTGCTGGACTCGTTAATAAAGCAGGGAATGTTTTAGGCATGATGCCACACCCGGAACGTGCCATCGAAGAACTCTTAGGCTCAGAAGACGGACTACGTTTTTTCAAATCTATGGTACAGAATTTCTCAAAGGAGACCGCTAGCGTATGA
- the purM gene encoding phosphoribosylformylglycinamidine cyclo-ligase: MGNAYANAGVDVEAGYETVERIKKHAKRTERLGVMGALGGFGGAFDLSAIDVKEPVLVSGTDGVGTKLLLAIQQDKHDTIGIDCVAMCVNDILAQGAEPLYFLDYIATGKNVPERMEQIVAGISEGCVQAGAALIGGETAEMPDMYEEEAYDLAGFCVGVAEKTQLLTTDKVKAGDQLIGLPSSGIHSNGYSLVRKVFFEQNDYKIDTEFESLNGRTLGQELLEPTKIYVQPVLPLIKEQLIHGISHITGGGFVENLPRMLPEGLVAKVKKGTWNILPIFALLEKEGQLKPEEMYEIFNMGIGMVLAVSEDHVASVMEKLTQSGESPVLIGEVVEQSSHLDGAIVFE, encoded by the coding sequence ATGGGAAATGCCTATGCGAACGCTGGCGTAGATGTAGAAGCCGGTTACGAAACAGTTGAAAGAATCAAGAAACATGCCAAACGAACAGAACGATTAGGTGTGATGGGTGCTTTAGGAGGTTTCGGTGGCGCATTTGATTTATCTGCAATAGACGTAAAAGAACCTGTACTGGTTTCTGGAACAGATGGCGTTGGAACGAAATTGTTGCTAGCGATCCAACAAGACAAGCATGACACAATCGGAATCGACTGCGTAGCGATGTGTGTGAATGATATTTTAGCTCAAGGCGCAGAACCATTGTATTTTTTGGACTACATTGCGACAGGAAAAAACGTTCCAGAAAGAATGGAACAGATTGTTGCTGGAATATCAGAAGGGTGCGTGCAGGCAGGCGCAGCGTTAATCGGGGGAGAAACTGCTGAAATGCCTGATATGTATGAAGAAGAAGCGTATGACCTAGCAGGATTTTGTGTTGGGGTTGCAGAAAAAACGCAGTTACTCACTACAGATAAAGTGAAAGCAGGAGACCAATTGATTGGTCTACCATCAAGCGGTATTCATTCCAATGGCTATTCACTGGTTAGAAAAGTGTTTTTTGAACAGAACGATTACAAAATAGATACCGAGTTTGAATCATTGAATGGTAGAACGCTCGGGCAAGAACTGCTTGAACCAACAAAGATTTACGTTCAACCTGTTTTACCATTAATCAAAGAGCAACTAATCCATGGTATTTCTCATATAACAGGCGGGGGATTTGTAGAAAATTTACCAAGAATGTTACCAGAAGGCTTAGTCGCCAAAGTAAAAAAAGGCACTTGGAACATACTGCCTATCTTTGCTTTGCTTGAAAAAGAAGGTCAGCTGAAGCCAGAAGAAATGTATGAGATTTTCAATATGGGTATTGGAATGGTCTTAGCAGTATCAGAAGATCATGTAGCCTCGGTTATGGAAAAATTAACCCAAAGTGGGGAATCACCTGTTTTAATCGGTGAAGTAGTAGAACAGTCAAGTCACTTAGATGGAGCGATTGTCTTTGAATAA
- the purH gene encoding bifunctional phosphoribosylaminoimidazolecarboxamide formyltransferase/IMP cyclohydrolase: protein MKRALISVSDKTNIVEFAQSLIQNDVEIISTGGTKKILEEAGIPTISIEEVTDFPEMMDGRVKTLHPLIHGGLLGRRDLESHMQAMEAHQIKPIDYVCVNLYPFKETITKADVTAEEAIEQIDIGGPSMLRSAAKNFESVTVVVDAKDYAKVIEELEADGETKLETKQALAAKVFRHTASYDALIADYLTELSNEKDPESVTVTYNKKQSLRYGENSHQSAVFYEDPMAGPFSIAKAKQLHGKELSYNNIKDADAAIRMAREFTEPVAVAVKHMNPCGIGIGETIEDAFDRAYEADSISIFGGIVVLNREVSLEVAEKLHKIFLEIVIAPSFSEEAMSLLSSKKNIRLLELDFSQANSGGKELVSVLGGLLVQDQDWIEEADKPEWKVATKTQPTDEQMKALAFNWKVVKHVKSNAIVVGNSERTLGIGAGQMNRVGAVKIAIEQAGDLAWGAALASDAFFPMDDSVAYAAEHGIKAIIQPGGSIKDQESIDKADEYGIAMVLTSTRHFRH, encoded by the coding sequence ATGAAGCGAGCACTGATTAGCGTATCAGATAAAACAAATATCGTAGAATTTGCACAGTCACTGATTCAAAATGACGTAGAAATCATTTCTACGGGAGGCACAAAAAAAATTTTAGAAGAAGCTGGAATCCCGACAATTTCGATTGAAGAGGTGACCGATTTTCCAGAAATGATGGATGGACGGGTTAAAACTTTGCATCCGTTGATTCATGGAGGACTACTAGGGCGCCGAGATTTAGAAAGTCATATGCAGGCAATGGAAGCTCATCAAATCAAGCCAATCGACTATGTCTGTGTGAATCTTTATCCCTTCAAAGAAACGATCACAAAAGCTGATGTCACTGCAGAAGAAGCCATTGAGCAAATCGATATTGGTGGACCGAGTATGTTAAGAAGTGCCGCTAAGAACTTTGAGTCCGTAACCGTTGTTGTAGACGCAAAGGACTACGCTAAAGTAATCGAAGAATTAGAAGCAGATGGAGAAACAAAACTTGAAACAAAACAAGCCCTAGCAGCAAAAGTTTTCCGTCACACAGCGAGTTATGATGCATTGATTGCGGACTACTTAACAGAGTTATCAAACGAGAAAGATCCAGAATCCGTTACCGTAACCTATAATAAAAAACAAAGTCTAAGGTATGGAGAAAATAGTCATCAGTCTGCTGTCTTTTATGAAGATCCAATGGCCGGTCCTTTTTCTATCGCGAAAGCAAAACAACTACACGGAAAAGAGCTCTCTTATAATAATATCAAAGATGCAGATGCGGCGATTCGCATGGCAAGAGAATTCACAGAACCTGTAGCCGTTGCCGTTAAGCATATGAATCCTTGCGGAATCGGTATTGGTGAAACCATTGAAGATGCTTTCGACCGAGCATATGAAGCAGATAGCATTTCAATATTTGGTGGGATTGTTGTATTAAATAGAGAAGTTTCTCTGGAAGTGGCTGAAAAACTGCACAAAATCTTTTTAGAGATTGTGATTGCACCGAGCTTTTCAGAAGAAGCGATGAGCCTTTTAAGTTCCAAGAAAAACATTCGCTTACTTGAACTAGATTTTTCACAAGCAAATTCTGGCGGAAAAGAATTGGTTTCTGTTTTAGGTGGACTACTGGTTCAAGATCAGGACTGGATCGAAGAAGCAGATAAGCCAGAATGGAAAGTGGCCACGAAAACTCAGCCAACGGACGAACAAATGAAGGCTTTAGCGTTCAACTGGAAAGTCGTTAAGCATGTTAAAAGTAATGCAATTGTTGTTGGAAACAGTGAACGTACGCTAGGGATTGGTGCCGGTCAGATGAACCGCGTCGGAGCGGTCAAAATTGCCATTGAACAAGCAGGTGACCTGGCATGGGGCGCTGCACTAGCGAGTGATGCCTTCTTCCCAATGGATGATAGTGTAGCTTATGCAGCTGAACATGGAATCAAAGCCATCATCCAACCCGGTGGAAGCATCAAGGATCAGGAATCCATTGACAAAGCAGATGAGTATGGCATTGCAATGGTCTTAACATCGACTCGACACTTCAGACATTAA
- a CDS encoding DsbA family protein gives MKIEVWSDYVCPFCYIGKRELEQAIKETGLSGQVEVQFKAYELDPTTPLTGENPIKESLMQKKGMSASQIDRMFEAVTERAQSVGLDYDFSKMINANTKKSHRLAKYAEANGKGSEIDEALLKAHFLDNLALNVDEVLLDIAENVGLSREGALEVLSSDQYAEDVARDIQEAQAIGVQGVPFFVLERKYAISGAQPQQLFQETLQKVADELGLKPGLQIMGNSDAGLCADGSCSI, from the coding sequence ATGAAAATTGAAGTATGGTCAGACTATGTATGTCCATTTTGCTATATAGGAAAAAGAGAACTGGAACAAGCGATAAAAGAGACAGGATTGTCTGGTCAGGTAGAGGTTCAATTCAAAGCTTACGAACTAGACCCGACAACTCCCTTGACTGGTGAAAATCCAATTAAAGAAAGTTTAATGCAGAAAAAAGGCATGAGCGCTTCTCAAATAGATAGAATGTTTGAAGCCGTAACAGAGCGCGCTCAGTCAGTTGGCCTAGATTACGACTTTTCTAAAATGATTAATGCCAATACAAAAAAATCTCATCGATTAGCTAAATACGCTGAAGCTAATGGAAAAGGTTCAGAAATTGATGAAGCTTTACTAAAAGCTCATTTTCTAGATAACCTTGCCTTGAATGTGGATGAAGTTTTACTGGATATCGCTGAAAATGTGGGCTTGTCTCGTGAAGGTGCTCTGGAAGTATTGTCTAGTGATCAGTACGCTGAGGATGTTGCTAGAGATATTCAAGAAGCACAAGCCATTGGAGTTCAAGGTGTGCCTTTCTTTGTACTGGAAAGAAAATACGCCATCTCTGGCGCTCAACCTCAACAACTCTTTCAAGAAACCCTTCAGAAAGTTGCTGATGAGTTAGGTCTTAAACCTGGTCTACAAATCATGGGTAATTCAGATGCAGGACTATGTGCAGATGGTAGCTGTTCGATTTAA
- the purF gene encoding amidophosphoribosyltransferase translates to MVAEIKSLNEECGVFGVWGHPDAASLNYFGLHSLQHRGQEGAGIVSNNHGRLKGHRDLGLLSDVFKDERELARLVGEAAIGHVRYSTAGSNSILNIQPFLFKFHDEEIALAHNGNLINAMTLRKELEKEGAIFHSNSDTEVLMHLIRRSKQETLLERIKESLNVIKGAFAYLMMTPNEMIGALDPNGFRPLSIGQMENGAYVLASETCALDVVGATFVRAVEPGEMVIINDEGYTIEKYTEDTLLQICSMEYIYFARPDSDIAGVNVHTARKNMGRKLAQESPIDADMVIGVPNSSLSAASGYAEESGIPYEMGLVKNQYVARTFIQPTQELREQGVRMKLSAVRGVVAGKKVIMVDDSIVRGTTSKRIVQLLKDAGAAEVHVRISSPPLKYPCFYGIDIQNQKELIAADHTVEEIKEVIGADSLSFLSIDGTVESIGLKFDAPHNGLCMSYFTGDFPTPLYDYEMDYLHTLEKINERDPMFSK, encoded by the coding sequence GTGGTTGCTGAAATCAAAAGCTTAAATGAAGAATGTGGCGTCTTTGGTGTCTGGGGACATCCGGATGCAGCGAGTTTGAATTATTTTGGACTCCATAGCCTACAACACCGTGGCCAAGAAGGTGCCGGTATCGTATCAAATAACCATGGACGCTTAAAAGGACATCGTGATTTGGGTCTCCTTTCAGACGTTTTCAAAGACGAAAGAGAACTGGCTAGACTCGTTGGCGAAGCGGCTATTGGGCATGTTAGATATAGTACTGCTGGAAGCAACAGTATTTTAAACATCCAACCGTTTTTATTCAAATTTCATGACGAAGAAATTGCGCTTGCTCACAACGGTAATTTGATCAATGCGATGACACTTAGAAAAGAACTAGAAAAAGAAGGCGCCATTTTTCACTCCAATTCAGATACAGAAGTATTGATGCACTTGATTCGTCGCAGCAAACAAGAAACCTTGCTCGAAAGAATCAAAGAAAGTTTAAATGTCATCAAAGGCGCTTTTGCTTATTTGATGATGACGCCGAATGAAATGATTGGAGCGCTTGATCCGAATGGCTTCAGACCCTTATCGATCGGTCAGATGGAAAACGGGGCTTACGTACTGGCCAGTGAAACGTGTGCTTTAGACGTTGTAGGAGCCACCTTTGTTCGCGCTGTAGAACCGGGCGAGATGGTGATTATCAATGATGAAGGCTATACGATTGAAAAATACACAGAAGATACCTTGCTTCAGATTTGTTCGATGGAATATATTTATTTTGCACGTCCAGACTCTGATATTGCAGGTGTAAACGTTCATACAGCACGTAAAAATATGGGACGGAAACTAGCACAAGAATCACCAATTGATGCTGATATGGTTATTGGTGTGCCCAATTCTTCTTTATCTGCTGCGAGTGGTTACGCAGAAGAGAGCGGGATTCCTTATGAAATGGGACTCGTTAAGAATCAATATGTAGCAAGAACCTTTATCCAACCAACACAAGAACTGCGTGAACAAGGTGTTCGCATGAAATTGTCTGCTGTTAGAGGAGTAGTCGCTGGCAAGAAAGTGATCATGGTCGATGATTCTATTGTTCGTGGAACGACAAGTAAAAGAATCGTTCAACTCTTAAAAGATGCGGGAGCCGCTGAAGTGCATGTGCGAATTTCATCGCCACCACTGAAATATCCTTGTTTTTACGGGATCGATATTCAAAATCAAAAAGAACTAATTGCAGCGGATCACACGGTTGAAGAAATCAAAGAAGTGATTGGCGCAGACAGTTTATCTTTTTTAAGTATTGATGGAACCGTGGAATCAATCGGACTAAAATTTGATGCACCACATAATGGTCTATGTATGTCGTACTTTACAGGAGATTTCCCAACACCTTTATATGACTACGAGATGGATTATTTGCACACACTAGAGAAGATCAATGAACGCGATCCAATGTTCAGTAAATAA